The genome window CTGCGTGGGCCAGGAGACCACCGGCGCGGGCGGGCTGGCCAAGGCGCTGCGCACCGTGCCGGTGGTGCTGGACATCGCCGAGCGGGTCCGCCGGGCCAACCCCGACGCCTGGATCGTGGACTTCACCAACCCGGTGGGCATCGTCACCCGGGCACTGCAGACCGCCGGGCACAAGGCGGTCGGGCTGTGCAACGTGGCGATCGGCTTCCAGCGCAAGTTCGCCGCCCAGCTCGGGGTCGCGCCCGAGCTGGTCCGGCTCGACCACGTCGGCCTGAACCACCTGACCTGGGAGCGCGGCGTCACCCTGCTGGACGCCCCCGGCGCCGCCACCGGGCGCGAGGTGCTGCCCGAGCTGCTGGCCGGCTTCGGCGACGCGATCGCCGCCGACCTGCACCTGCCGCTGCCGCTGGTCCGCCGGCTCGGCGTGGTCCCCTCCTACTACCTGCGCTACTACTACCAGCACGACGCCGTGGTGGCCGAGCTGCGCGAACAGGGCTCCCGGGCCGCCCAGGTGGCCGAGATCGAGCGGCAGCTGCTGGAGCTGTACGCGGACCCGGCCCTGGACACCAAGCCGGAGCTGCTGGCCAAGCGCGGCGGCGCGTTCTACTCGGAGGCCGCCGTTCAGCTGATCGGCGCGCTGCTCGGCACCGCCGGCGGCTCCGACGTGCAGGTGGTCAACACCCGCAACGACGGCATCCTGCCGTTCCTGCCGGACGACGCGGTGATCGAGGTGCCCGCCACCGTGGACGCCGCCGGCGTGCGCCCGCTGCCGCAGCGCCCGGTCGAGCCGCTCTTCGCCGGGCTGATCGCGCACGTGACGGCCTACGAGCAGCTGGCCCTGGAGGCCGCGCTCAAGGGCGGCCGGGACCGGGTGCTCGACGCGCTGCTGGCCCACCCGCTGGTCGGCCAGGTCGAGCTCGCGGACCGGCTCGCGGACTCGCTGCTCGCCCACAACAAGCAGCACCTGAGCTGGGCCTGACCGACCGCCATGAACGAACACCTGAACGGCGTGCTCGCCATCGACGCGGGCAACAGCAAGACCGACGTGGCGCTGGTCGCCGCCGACGGCACCCTGCTGGGCACCGCCCGGGGCGGCGGCTTCGCCCCGCAGCGCCACGGGGCCCGGGCGGCGATCGCCGGGCTCGCCCCGCTGGTCGCCGAGTGCGCCGCGGCGGGCGGGCTCCCGGCCGCCGCCGGGCCCGGCGCCCCGCTGGTCGGCCACGTCCAGGCCTGCCTGGCCAACGCCGACCTGCCGGTCGAGGAGGAGGCCCTGGCCGCCGCGCTCGCCGAGCAGGGCTGGGGCCGCACGGTCGC of Kitasatospora viridis contains these proteins:
- a CDS encoding 6-phospho-beta-glucosidase — encoded protein: MKLAIVGGGSTYTPELIDGFARLRDTLPIGELVLVDPAADRLELVGGVARRIFAKQGHPATVTTTGDLDAAVADADAVLLQLRVGGQAARNKDETWPLECGCVGQETTGAGGLAKALRTVPVVLDIAERVRRANPDAWIVDFTNPVGIVTRALQTAGHKAVGLCNVAIGFQRKFAAQLGVAPELVRLDHVGLNHLTWERGVTLLDAPGAATGREVLPELLAGFGDAIAADLHLPLPLVRRLGVVPSYYLRYYYQHDAVVAELREQGSRAAQVAEIERQLLELYADPALDTKPELLAKRGGAFYSEAAVQLIGALLGTAGGSDVQVVNTRNDGILPFLPDDAVIEVPATVDAAGVRPLPQRPVEPLFAGLIAHVTAYEQLALEAALKGGRDRVLDALLAHPLVGQVELADRLADSLLAHNKQHLSWA